The Maridesulfovibrio ferrireducens genomic sequence TGCTTGAAATGCAATTTGACTGGTACCGCTGGCAGGAAGAAAACAATAATTCAGCAGCACTTGTTGCGGAAAACGAAGCCATTTCAAAAGTACTTAAAGAAATGGACACCATTACACATCTCACAGGCGGAACACTTCGCATTGACGGACGTATAATAGCCTACACAATAGCTGAGCCACTGGGTAATGATACAATTGTAATTCACTTTGAAAAAGGAAACACCTATTTTAAAGGTGTATATCAGGCAATCAACCAGATGTTCCTTGAAAACTCTGCAAGTGATAAAAAATTTGTAAATCGTGAACAGGATCTTGGTGAACCGGGTCTGCGAAAAGCTAAACTTTCATACAATCCTGTTGATTTTATGAAAAAATACGAAATCACAGTTCGCTAATTTTTTCAGGTAAATTAAATGATTCTGACATCGACAAAACGTAAAAGGTTCGTAGTTCTCGGACTTGACGGACTTCCTGCGTCTCTTGCTGTTAAAATGGCGGCAAGATTGCCTAACCTTAATAGAATTGCGGGTAAAAACAAGCCGCTAACCGCTGAAACTCCGGAACTGTCACCTGTAAACTGGACGTCTTTTTTCACAGCAGCCGGACCTGAAACACACGGTGTTTACGGTTTTACGAAATTAGATAGAAGCTCTTACACGCTATCCATAAACAATTTCGACAATGTTTATGGATCTACTATTTTCGACCGCATAGGAGAAAAAGGTTTAGTCAGCAAAGTGATTAACCTTCCGAATACCTACCCTGCGCGTCCGTTAAGAGGAATGCTCATTTCCGGCTTTGTAGCGGATTCACTTGAAAAAGCTGTTTACCCGCAGTTTCTACTCGCACCGCTTAAAAAGTCAGGGTTTATCTTAGAGGCAGACACAACCAAGGGGTTGATGGACCCGCAATATCTGATAGACCAAGTAAGCAAGACACTCGAATGCAGACTTAACGCATTCGAAATGCTCTGGAACGACCTTGCGTGGGATCTGTTTGTAATAGTCTTTACAGAAACGGACAGACTCTTTCATTTCCTCTATCCGGCGTTTGAAGACACTAATCACCCTTTGCACAATGTTTGTATGAATTTCATGATTAAATGGGACGCAGCAATCGGACGGGTTCTTGATAAATTTGATACTCTCCCCGGCGATAAAAAGCTGATATCTTTTGCCGACCACGGATTCACATCTCTTAAAACCGAGGTTGACCTCAATGCGTTCCTCATTCAAAAGGGACTTCTAAGCCTTAAGCACATTCCCTCTGACCAATGGGATTCAACCGCCATCAGTGATGAAAGCAAAGCTTTTGCACTTGATCCCGGCAGAATATATATCCATACAGCAGAGAAATTCGACAGAGGGCAAGTGAGCAGGCACGAAGTTAAATCCATAGCTGAAAATATAGCTTTTGATCTTATGAAATTGGAATTTAACGGTCAGCAGGTTATGGAATCAGTTCAAACAACCACTGAACTTTACGGCGAAACCGCCATCGGCAATCCACCGGATTTAATTTGCACAGCAAAACCCGGATTTGACCTTAAAGCTAAATTCGACCGTAAAGATATTTTTGGATTCTTCGGAAGAACCGGTACTCATACCCGCGGGGATGCTTTTTTTTACAGCTCAGACGGAGAACAAGCCGACTTAATGCGCGACACAGGTAAAATGATCCTGAACTGGTTCAATATTTCCCCTTCCCCAGCACCCCATGCCCGTCGGAGACAAAAAAATGATCGATTTCAAAAAAGAACTTAATCCAGCGCAATATGAAGCAGCCACGAACCCTCAAGGTCCGGTACTTGTTATTGCCGGAGCAGGCAGCGGAAAGACCAGAACTATTGTCTACAGACTTGCATGGCTTGTCGAACAAGGAATCCCGCCTGAATCAATCCTGCTGATGACCTTCACCCGCAAAGCCGCTCAGGAAATGCTGACCAGAACTGAACAAATTCTGGGCAGACCTCTGCATGGAACCAATGGCGGAACTTTTCATTCATTCGCTTTTTCTATTCTGCGGCAGAACAGCGCCGAAATAGGCTTTCCAAACGGTTTTACGCTCATGGACCGTGGCGACTGTGAAGATGTCATACGGGAAGTTAAAAGCAACTTCGGATTCGGCCAGAAAGATCGTTCCTACCCAAAAAAAGCTACCCTGCTGGATATGGTGACCAAATCCAGAAACAAAGAAGTCTCCATAGATTTCCTGCTTAATTCTGAGGCATTCCACCTCGCTTGCTACGGACAGGAAATGGAACAGATTTCAGATGGTTATGCCATCTACAAAAAACAGCACGGTTTGATGGATTATGACGATCTCCTCTTTTATCTTGAAGAGTTGCTTTCAAAAGACGAGTTCCTCAGAAATTCATTACGCAGCCGCTTCCAATATATCATGGTGGACGAATATCAGGACACTAACCTTGTGCAGGCCCGTATTGTACAACATCTGGCCGGTAAAAACGGCAATGTAATGGCTGTCGGCGATGATGCGCAATCCATCTATTCTTTCAGAGGCGCTGATGTCACCAACATCCTTAAATTTCCTGAAATTTTTAATGACGTAAAAATAGTTCGCCTTGAACAAAATTACCGATCAACTCAACCGATACTCGATATTACCAACGCAATTCTGGATGGCGCTGCAAATAAATTTGATAAAAAACTGTTCACTGAAAAAACATGGGGCAAAAAGCCGCAGTTGATGATTCCGCTAAGTGATTTCAGCCAGTCTACAAGAATTCTGGACCGTATTATCGAATTACAGAAAAAACACGGTCCCGAAGAAGTCGCTGTTCTTTTCAGAGCGGGATATCAGAGTTACGGGCTGGAAGTTGCACTCAAAAGGTTAGGTGTAGGCTATAAAAAATATGGCGGTCTTAAATTTAACGAAGCCGCACATATTAAGGATGTTCTTTCCTTTTTGCGTCTTGTTTCTAATCCTGCTGATATTATTGCTTGGCAACGCTGCCTCGGTCACATCAAAGGGGTCGGTCCTAAAACAGCTCAAAAAATTGCGAATACCGTCATTTCCGGCGATATAAACGCTATCAACAAATACACTCAAAAATACTCCCTGCTTAAAGATATTCTTGCTGATATCGACGGATTGCGAGAAAAAAGATCATCCCCTGCAACGTCCCTTGAAGTTGTTATTCCTCTTTATACACCGATACTTGTTGCAACTTATCCTGACGATTATCCAAGACGTGAAGCGGGACTTGATCAGCTTTTACAAATTGCAAACAACTATACAGATCTCGATAGTTTTCTTGCTGACATGTGTCTTGATCCTGATCAGCATCGTGAAGAAGCTGCACAGGAAAATGTTCTTACGCTTTCAACCATTCACTCGGCAAAAGGACTTGAATGGAACGCCGTAATCATAATAGATCTGGTGGAAGACAGATTCCCTTCCCGCAAATCAATGCACAAACCTCTTGAATATGAAGAGGAACGCAGACTGCTGTACGTTGCCTGCACCCGCGCAAAAGAAGAACTTATTCTATCGGCCCCGGCATCACTTTACCGTAAAAATTCTGACTTCAATGAACCAGCGGTCCCGAGTCCTTTTATACGGGAACTTGATAATTACTTGTTTGACGAATTGCATGAATCATATTCCGGCGGAATGAATAAACAGCGGATTGCGGCTGTCCCGTCTTTTGACACAAAACCCCGTAGTACGGATTCTATCGAAAACAAAAAAAACAGTTCCGCACAAAAACTAGGCCATTGCACACATAAGATTTTCGGACGCGGTAAAATTATCGATAAAGTTGATCCTAATAAACTTAAGATTAATTTCCCGGGATTCGGAGTTAAGGTAATCGTAGAAGACTTCGTTGAGCTTCTGTAGGTAAAAAAATGAAAAATTTAAACTCCGAACAAGATTTCCTAGCACTCATAGACACTTACTTTCCGTCCATAAACGGACACGTAACTTTAGGCAGAGGTGACGACTGCTCCATTTTACGGACAAACAAAGAACTCTGTATAAGTAAGGATCTTTTCCTTGAAGATGTGCATTTCCGGCGCTCATACTTCTCGCCTGCAGACATCGGATACAAATCGCTTGCCGTAAACATCAGTGACATTGCAGCAATGGGCGGAGTTCCAAAAGGTTTTGCCCTAGGCCTTATCGTTCCTCCGGAACTGGATGAAAGTTACTGGGACTCACTCCTGAAAGAAATGGCTAAACTTGCAAACAGACACAGACTTATCCTTGCCGGAGGAGATTTGTGCAAAGGTACATCGCTTGGCATATCCGTAACGGTCTGGGGTGAGCCATTTCAGAACCCGAAACAAAATTCAGGCTCTAAGGGTAAATTTTTAACCCGTGGTAATGCAAAGCCGGGAGACATACTTTTCATACACGGCTCATTGGGGCTTGCGCGCACCGGAATGCTCCTGTTGGAAAAAGATGAACCGTGCAGCCGCGACACCTTCCCAAAGAGCGTACAGGCTCATTTACGGCCTCAAACACGAATAGAAATAGGTAACACTCTTTCAACATTCCCATCCGTAACAGGACTGATGGATTTATCTGACGGACTGGCACGGGATCTGCCACGTTTTATTAATTGCTGCGAAACAGCATTCGGAGCTGAAATATCTTTACCTGAAGATCTTCTTCACAGTGAAGTTATACGATTTGCCAAAACAAACGGAATTCCACCCGAAGAACATGCTTTTCAAGGCGGTGAAGATTACGCCCTTTTCGGAGCCGCATCCGCTGATGGATTTGATGAGCTGATAAATACAGTAGAAGGAATTGTCCCGATCGGAGTGCTTACTGATAGATCTGAAATTTTACTCAACGGCAAAAAATATTCAGAAAAAGGATTTGATCATTTTTCAGGTTAGTTGCAAGATTTAAAATCTTGATAATTTTGCCGCCTGGAGGGCTCTTAAGGAGAAAAAATGGATACTGATCTAAAAATAATAGGTTTTATAAAGTCAGAATTTAAAAAAAGAGAAGATACACCTAAACAAGGTGATGAAGGTGGCGTTGAAGCTGTCCTTCACATCAAAGAAGAATTTTCCGAAGCTATGGACGGACTGAAACCGGGCATGGAAATTTTATTGCTTTCATGGCTGCATGAAGGCGATCGAAACTATTTGAGAGTTCATCCACGCGGAAACAAAGCAACCCCTATGAGGGGAGTTTTTTCTACACGCTCACCTGACCGTCCAAATCCGATAGGACTCCATCCTGTCACCATAAAAAGCGTAAATGGACTTGAAATCAGAGTTTATCCGCTTGAAGCTATAGACGGAACGCCTCTTCTGGATATAAAGAACGCATAAGAAGCAATCGAAAAAAGCACGCAAAAAAACGGAAGAGAAATTTTCACTACTCTTCCCACGGGGTCGTCAATAAAGACCGACCCCGCGTGGGGAATATTTCAGCGATAAAATAACCGCTAAAACCAACCTACTATAATTTAGCGGGGACGATAAGTAATTCTACCGCGAGTCAAATCGTATGGAGAAAGTTCAACTGTAACTTTATCGCCAGGCATTACTCTAATACGGAATTTGCGCATTTTTCCAGAAATATGAGCCAAGACTACGTGGCCGTTTTCAAGCTCAACTCTGAACATAGCATTAGGGAGAGCTTCCTCAACGGTTCCATTAACTGCAATTCCTTCTTCTTTTGCCAAAATAATTTCTCGATTTTTTAAATTTAAATTAGAAAAGCCTACTAACGCTTAAGCGACAGCAGGCTTTATTTTTGATATTCCCGATGATCGGAAATTTTGTAACAAGACTGTCTTCAGGTATAATTTGGAATTGATGAAACTAAAAAATCTCACCAGCCCAAAGGGGCTTTATACCAAAACGGAACGAATTACCAGCGTTTTGGACGCTCCTCCCGTGGGCGGGCCTCATTTACTTTAAGATTACGTCCACCAAAATCTTTTCCATCAAGTGATTCTATTGCCTGCAAAGCACCCTGATCATCCATTTCAACAAAACAGAACCCACGCGGACGTCCTGTTTCGCGATCTGTTATCAAGTTGACAGAAATAACTTCACCAAACTCTTCAAAAGCTGATTTAATGTCTTCCTCGGAAGCACTCCAAGGAAGATTACCCACGTAAATGTTTTTAGACATTTCTCAAAACTCCATAAAACGTTGCATCTTTTAACACTAGACCAGACAGCCGTTCCCGATTCATTTTGCTCGATCCGACCCTTAGATTTTGGCTTTGGAACCTACCAAGCCATGAAATCAATTCAACTAAATACCTATAAAAACGATCTATGATATTACGCTGAAATCTGGCATCCTAATTAGCCCCTTATAATCTTCTACAAAAAAAAGCAATAGCCTGCACAAAAAAGATGAACACGTCATCCTTTCCATGCAGGCTATATATAAATAAACTTAAAGAACTAGACTATTTCTTGAGCCAGCTCATCATCTTACGAAGATCAGTTCCGACTGTTTCAACCTGATGCTCTGCATTCAGACGACGCATTGCATTGAAATGAGCCTTTCCGGACATATTTTCAACGATAAATTCTTTAGCGAACTCACCCTGCTGAATTTCCTTGAGGATTTTCTTCATTTCTTTACGGCTTTCAGCATTGATAACTCTAGGTCCGCGAGTCAAATCGCCATATTCAGCAGTATCACTGATTGACGCACGCATGTTAGAAAGACCGCCTTCATAAATGAGGTCGATGGTCAATTTAAGTTCATGCAAACATTCGAAGTATGCAATTTCAGGCTGATATCCGGCTTCAACCAAAGTTTCAAAGCCAGCCTTGATAAGTTCGCTTACACCTCCGCAAAGAACAGCCTGCTCACCGAAAAGGTCGGTTTCAGTTTCTTCACGGAAGTTTGTTTCAATAACACCGGAACGAGTTGCTCCGATACCCTTTGCGTAAGCAAGAGCGATCTCAAAAGCATTACCGCATACATTCTGGTAAACTGCAGCAATAGCCGGAACAGCTCCACCTTCAGTGTATGTGCGGCGCACAAGATGACCTGGTCCTTTTGGAGCAATCATGATTACATCATTGTCTGCATTAGGAACAATCTGGTCAAAATGGATATTGAAACCATGACCAAAAGCAAGAATATCACCGGACTTAAGGTTCGGAAGAATCTCACTTTTATAAATAGCTGCCTGAACCTGATCAGGTAGGAGAATCATAATTAGGTCTGCAGCGGCAGTAGCTTCAGCTGCGCTTACAGGCTCAAAGCCATGTTCTTTTGCGAGGTCGTAGTTAGGACCTCCGGGACGCTGACCGACAACAACCTTAACACCTGAATCACGTAGATTCTGAGCGTGAGCATGGCCCTGGCTACCATAACCGATGATGGCTACAGTTTTGTCTTTCAAAAGTCCTAAATCTGCATCATTTTCGTAATAAACTTTCATTGAATTCTCCTGATTTTCACTTTCAATCGGACACGAAACCATAACAGTTTCCCGGCAAATTTAATCACATGATTAGAATCTGTCAGAGATCTTTTCTATGCCGAAATATTGATTGAAATTTAATTATACTTGCAAAGCACGCTTCATTGCGACCGTACCGGTACGGGCAACTTCCTTAATACCGAATCTGGATAGCAGATTAATCAAGGCATCGATTTTACCGTGATCTCCGGTAACCTCAAGAGTCAGCTCGTCCACGCTGACATCAACAACTTTACATCTGAATATATCTACTATTCGAAGAATTTCAGCCCGTTTAGCGTCTTCAGCATTAACCTTAAGCAGAACCATTTCTCTCTCAACAGATTTAAGCTCTGTGAGATCGACAACTTTAATAACCGTAACAAGCTTTCTCAGCTGTTTAACGATTTGTTCAATGATCTGCTCATCACCTACAGTGGTTATGGTCATCAGCGAAACTCCTTCTTCCAGAGTCGGGGCAACGTTAAGGGATTCAATATTAAATCCGCGTCCGCTGAACAATCCTACAACTCTGGAAAGAACGCCGGGCTCATTTTCAACCATGACGGACAGAGTATGTCTCATTATTCTATCCTCCTAAACGAGCAACATGTCGGCTAATGAAGCTCCGGCAGGAACCATAGGATAAACATTCTCCTCTGGATCAACCCGAACATCGATAATACAAACCTTAGGGAGAGCAAACGCCTCCGTAAGCACAGGCACGACATCTTTCTCTTCGGTTACTCTGAACCCGACAGCTCCGTAGGCTTCAGCTAGTTTTACAAAATCCGGCTGAGCATCCATACAGGTTTCACAGTAATTACGATTGTAAAAAAGTTCCTGCCACTGACGAACCATGCCAAGATAACCATTGTTTAAAATAACAATCTTGACCGGAAGGTCATTGCAGACAGCAGTCATCAATTCCTGAATATTCATCTGAATAGAACCGTCTCCGGCAATATTCACAACAAGCCGGTCAGGAAACGCCATTTGCGCGCCGATGGCAGCAGGAAGCCCATACCCCATCGTTCCTAAACCCCCCGAAGACAGAAAAGATTTTGACTTTTTAAACTTATAAAATTGTGCGGCCCACATCTGATTCTGACCGACCTCAGTAGCGACAATAGCGTCACCGTTGCTGATTTCATAAACCTTTTCAACAACATACTGAGGTTTAATGAACGACCCACCTTTATTATACCGCAAAGGATGAGTTTCAGACCATTGCTGAACCTGACGAACCCAGACAGCATGAGAATCTTCGGAATAAGTCTGGTCGAGAATAGGCTCAATTACTGATTTAAGTGAAGACAATGCACTTTTGCAGTCAGCAACAAGAGGCACATGAACAGCAACATTTTTTTGAATTGAAGTAGGATCAATATCTATATGAACGAGTGTGGCTTTAGGGGCAAAAGTATCAACCTTTCCAGTCACACGGTCATCGAACCTCGCTCCGATTGCCAGAACGAGGTCCGAATTATTAATTGCCATGTTTGCGGCATAGGTGCCATGCATTCCCAGCATCCCAAGCCATAAGGGATCATCTCCGGGAAAGGCGCCAAGCCCCATGAGAGTGGCTGTCACCGGAATATTCAGACTCTTGGCGAGCCATGTCAATTCATCCTCAGCTCCGGAACTGATAACCCCGCCGCCAGCGTAAATAACCGGTCTTTCGGCCTTTTCAATAAGCTTGGCAACTTTTTTAATCTGACCGATATGAGGTGTCAGATTCGGATTATAGCTTCGCAATGACACATCTTCAGGCCAGACAAATTCAGCCTTAGCCTGCATAATATCTTTAGGAAGATCGACCAATACAGGCCCGGGTCGTCCTGAGCGTGCGAGATAAAACGCCTGCCTTACAGTGAAGGCTAACTCGTTAATATCTTTGACCAAGTAGTTATGTTTTGTACAGGGCCGGGTAATTCCGACAATATCAACCTCTTGAAAGGCATCATTTCCGATTAAAGGAGTCGGAACCTGTCCTGTAAAAATTACTACCGGAATTGAATCCATGTATGCAGTTGCAATACCGGTAACAGCATTTGTTGCTCCGGGACCGGATGTAACCAAGCATACGCCTGCTTCACCTGTTGCCCGGGCATAACCATCAGCCGCATGGACCGCACCCTGCTCGTGTCTGACCAGTATATGCTTAAAAGGATAATTCGGGAGTTGATCATATATATCGATTATCGCGCCGCCGGGATAGCCGAAAACAACTTCAACTCCCTCTTTTTTCAGACATTCAAGAAATATCTGAGCTCCGGTGAGCTCCATGGCTCTCTCCCTATTATTTGTATTTTTCTATTAACAAATGCAATTTCGTTTTTCCGGCCAATTTCTTTTTCTTCAGTTCTTTCAATTCAAGGACTTCTGTCTCGTTTAGAAGACCTTTCTTTTCAAATCTATCAATAATCTTTTTTAGATCTTTATGCTGATCCCATAGCCCTTTAATTTCCGCATCCTGACCAACTAGAGTTTTAATCAGATCGACGTCTTTAGCTTCCATTTGAAACTCCTTTGCAGAGGTTTGCATATTCAAGCGTCAGTGGAAAATATTCCATCCTAACGCAGTACAACTTTTTAATCTTCTCTCTCAATTTATTTGGCTTTTTTGAAAAATTTAAGCTTGGCTTCAATGGCTTCAACTTTTTCAAGTTCAGGATTACTGATCTCAAGTGTCTTTAAATGGGACTCAAGAACAGCTTTGAGCTCAACTTCAAACCTAGTTCTTTGGCGTTTGAGTTCGTTAATATCTTCATGAATTTGAGCCAAACGGTTGTGTGCCTGCTGCAAAATAACTTCAGCCCTTGAATGGGCCTCATTAATTATGAGCTCAGCTTCCTTTCTGGCAGTTGCTTTGAGGTCATCAATCATTCTTTGAGTTGTCATCAAAGTATCACGAAGTGTTTCTTCGCGCTGACGAAACTCTCGAATAGAGGAATCGCGGCGTTCAATCTTCTTCATAAGCTGCTTCTTGTCATCGGCGGTTGCACCGAGAACTTCAGCAAGCTCAATCATAAGCTGATCCACTTCACTTTTAGAATACCCGAAAAGAGATTTTGAAAACTTTTTATTAAGTAAATCAATCTTCGAAAGGGTCATCCACTACCTCCAGAGGCTACATTCCATATGCAAGTCTTGTAAGGTTGCCCACCAAGGCAATATCAAGCATCTGAATAATCAGAATAACAACTATCGGAGACAGGTCGAAACCACCGATATTAACGAATGGAATATACTGCCTGACCTTTGCAAAAACAGGCTCGGTTGCTTTACGCAGAAAACGAACAACGGGATTGTAAGGATCAGGGTTTACCCAGGTAATAAGAGCGGAAATAATAACCACCCACATATAAAGATTGAGGACAATCTGAAGAACTTTAGCTACGGCAAGAATCACATAATCCATTTAACATACTCCTGACAGGCATAGAATTGAAAAAGCAGTATACGCTTCCATTCTTGTTTACAAATTGTCACAGCAAGCCCTAAGAATCAACACTTTTTAGGGCATATTAACAAAATGAACTTATTATTAAAAATCCAAGACTAAAACCATGACTTATTCAGACTTGCGCCAAACATTATTTTTGGCTTTTTCAAACAAACTACGAAGAACCCAATAATCTGAAATATGTAACGAAGCACTAAGCAACGGACTGCAATAAGCCCAGAACTCAACACCTGCGCGGGAAGCGCATGCTTCATCTATCCATGTATCTCCAATATAGACGACGTCTTCCGGCTTCATAGACCACTTATCCAGAATATAATGAACACCTTCAGGATGGGGCTTTGAATTAGGTAAAAGCGTAGACGTAACAGTTGGAGAAAAGAAACCTTCTATATCTAAATTTTCCAAAACAGTAGGCAGAGAATCAGTTCTATTCGTATTAATGGCCATACGGATATTATTATCTCTAAGCCACACTAGGACTTCGCGGAGTCCCTCTTCTATTTGAATATAGGACAGCGCTTCACTAAGCTCAGGCAACTTTCTGAGTTCAAGAGCTTCTTCGTAATTTTTTTCAGGAAGAACATGTGCCAGGGACTCAAAAACAGTATGCGCATGCGCAAACTTTTCTTCTTCCTTACTCATAGGCGGAAGATTAAATCTATTTTTGAACCAATTGTAATACCACCTGTTTGCTTCAAATGAACTGATCAAAACTCCGTCACAATCAAAAATAATTCCCTTAACTTCTTTAAGAGCTTCAGGCGGAGTTATATCGCTTAAATGTATTCCTTCCATTAATAAAACCTCATTTATTCTGTTTCGGGGACGGCCAGAGCGATAAGAAACTCCCGGTCCAACCACGGCTTTTCTTCAGGTACACTTGAAAGCCCTAAAAGCTTCCATGCCTTATCTCTTACTACAGTTGCCTTCTCAGGCAAAACGCCTTCTTTTTCATAAAAATCCAGTTCCAGATCACGCCAGAATGAAACTGCATCAATATCACTTGTGACTAATGCAGAATTTTCAGGCAAAAGAACAGCAAACCCTTCAAGAACTTTCTGCCATGGCAGAATAACTCTTGAACCAGCTTGAACCGGAGCATTGGAAAACAGTCCCCCAAGGGCTCTAGCCTGCTGATCTGCTGCATCTTCATCATCAAGCCCGAGACTTGTACCGAAACCGGACCACTTATCATTCAATTTATGCTCAATTTCTGCAAGCTCAAGATGCTTCTCTTCGTAAGCGTATACCAAAGCCAATACTACCTGATTTTGAACGCGATCAGTCTCAGACTTTTTTTCAGCAGGAGTGTCACGAATAAGAGCATTCAGCTCATTTTCAATTGCAGAAGTTCTTTCACCGAATTGATCTTTCTGGTTTGAAGTAGGCATGGACAACATTTTAAACATTTTGCCAAGACTTTCACCATAACTAACGAAATCTGCTATCATACGGCGACACACATCAGGTTCCACAGGCAGGTTTTCAGGCCTGAAAACAAGAACATCTTCTGTCTGTGCTCTGTCAACTCCTGGATCAAAAAGCAACGCACCTTCAACCTTTTCAGTTATCAACTCTTCGTGCAACTGCGGGAAGTATATCAACATGGCAATTCTCCATCGGTTAAAGATGTCACTTTAAAATTTAGAACAACCGCACATAATTTAAAATCATTCTGCGAATAAAATCTAATCCTCAGTAGGCATAAATTTATCGCAAATACCTTCACAGCGAGGAAACTCCAATAAACATATATCTTCGTAACCATCGGAACACAAAGGATATGTGTCCTCTCCCTGCAAGGCGTTTTTATGGCATCCGCCCGTAGAAGCCCGATGCTCTGCAATCCGGAGATCCCATAACTCGGAAACAACCTCTGCGCTAAGCTTGAAAGTTTCAGCCTGCCTGAGTAATTTATCATACTCATCCTCAAGGCCAACTAAAATTTTACACCGCAATTCCGCATTGTACCCGGGATTTAATAATTCATCGTAAAGACATCTGCCTTTTTTATAAAAACGACACATATGTCCCGGCATTTTGGAAATAGTTGCCAAAAAAAATCTCCTGAACAGTGATTAGATTTACAGTTTAAAACAACAAACAAACTTCACTGAAGACCTATTTACGCATTTAAAATTTGTAAAGACCAAAAAGATAGTTTTTACAAGCGTTTTTAAGAGGAAAAGTCATTCTTGACCTTAATGCCCGGCCCGTGTAAAAGTTCCCTACCGTCTAGCATTGGAGGAAAAAATGTTTGGATTAGGAATAACAGAAATTCTTTTGATTTTGGGTATTATTATCCTGATATTCGGTGCCAAAAAACTTCCTGAAGTGGGAAGTGGGCTAGGCCGTGCAATTCAAAATTTCAAAAGGGCCAGTAGTGAGTCTGATGAAATTGACGTAACTCCCTCAAAAGACAAAGACAAGGATAAGGAAGCTTAACAGTTTTCTTTGACTTGCCTGTAAAAACCCCGGTTTACTTAATGTGAGCCGGGGTTTTTACATTCTTGCTTTTTAGCAAAAAACATAGCGAATCCCTGTTTTATGTAAACAACTCCAGAAACAAACGTAAACAAAGCAGTTGCCCATTCAAGGACGAACTCTACCTCAAAGAAATCAAGAGCAAAAGAAAGTCTGCTTAAAACAGAGAATATAAGTAGCAATTGCAAAGCAGTGGTTAACTTGCTGATTATCAAAGGATTAATTTTCTTCTGAACATCTACTCCGTAGGATTTCAAAAAGAATAAGCCTCCGACAATTATTGTATCCCTTAAAATCACAAGTAATGCCAGCCAGCTTGGAATTAGCCCTTGAATGGCGAGACACAGGAAAGATGTAATAATAAGGAATTTATCAGCAAGCGGGTCGAGCATCGCCCCTAGCGACGTGCGCTGATTGAGAATTCGCGCTAGAAAACCATCAAGAGCATCTGAAAATCCTGCC encodes the following:
- a CDS encoding CDP-alcohol phosphatidyltransferase family protein; protein product: MTRQKNWNIPNLITIFRILLTLGFVFVYLDHNFFWAWILFLVAGFSDALDGFLARILNQRTSLGAMLDPLADKFLIITSFLCLAIQGLIPSWLALLVILRDTIIVGGLFFLKSYGVDVQKKINPLIISKLTTALQLLLIFSVLSRLSFALDFFEVEFVLEWATALFTFVSGVVYIKQGFAMFFAKKQECKNPGSH